Part of the bacterium genome, TCCAGCCCCTTGCTTATCAGGGTCTCGACGAGCGGCCCCCAGTCGGCGCGGGTGCGGCCCAGCATGTGGACCAGGACCACCCCGCCGCGCGGGGGCGAGCCCTCCACGCCCAGGTACTCCAGCGTCACCGCCACCCCGTCGGAGGTGACCTTCTGAATCACCGAACCGCCGAGAACCGCGGGCGGGGGCGGTGAATCGGCGCCCTCGAGCCCGGCGTTACCGACCGTCAAATCCGATTCACCCGGTCCCTCCTCGCCGGAACAGGCCCCAAACGCGACCAGGACGAACACGAACAGCAGCGCGGGCATCCTCTTCATCGCGCACCTCCGGAATTTCCCCCGACCGCTTTATCCTACCACAACCGGCCCCCGCCCGGTACACGCCCGGCCCCTGGCCTTCGGGGCGGAAAAGGGGTATGATGGGGTAGTATGTAAACCGTGGAGATGAAATGCGGCTAATCCTCGCGCTCGCCCTGGCGCTGTTCGTCCTTCCCGCGGCGGCCCAGGAGTACGCCGAGGAGGATTTACGCCGGATGGAGGTCACCGACGTCCTTTTGGACACGGAGACCGGCTCGACGAGCCTGGTGCTGAAGGAGGTTGACGGGGAGCGGTTCATCGTGATGGGCATCGGCCCGGCGGAGGCCACCGCCATCGCCGCGGCCCTGGAGGACTTCAGCTTCGACCGGCCCCAGACCCACGACCTTCTGGTGAGGGTGATTCTCACGCTGGGCGCCGACCTGGAGCGGGTGGTCATCACCCAGCTCCTCGAGGGGGCGTACTACGCGCGGCTGGAGCTGGTGCGGGACGGGGAGGTGCTGGCGGTTGACTGCCGTCCGTCGGATGCCGCGGCCACGGCGCTGCGGTTCGCGGCGCCCGTCTACGCCACCGAGCTGGTCCTCAAGCAGGCCTGGGAATCCTACGAGGTGGAGAACCCCGGCGGGATCGAGGGCATCTGAGCCGTGGGAAAGACGAATTTGACGAAAAAGCCCCTCGGGGGCTTTTTTTCACGCGCCGACCGGGGGGTCGGCCAGGAGCGACTCGACCCAGGCGCGGTTGGTCCACAGGGCGCAGCCGCCGTCGGACTCGGTGAGCAGCGAGTGATTCTCCCGCAGCGTGCGCAGGAAACCGGACCGCAGCGCCTCCTTCAGGGAGGTTTTTTTCAGGCTCGCGTCGGAGAAGGGGGCGAAGGGGCAGGGTTCGAGGCCGCCGTCGGGGGCGACGTGGACGAATCCGCGCCCCGCCGACAGGCAGCCGCCGTAGGGCCCCTCGTCGCCGGGGAAGGGGATGCAGAGGACTTTCAGCCGCTCCTGGAGCGTTTCGGCCCTGCGGATGAGCTCCGCCCGCTGCCCGCCGTCGAGGACCAGGCCCCCGGTGCCGGGGGCGACGGGCACGTACTCGACGAAGAAGAAGACACCGCAGCCGGCGTCCTTGAAGGCCCGGACGAAGTCGGGGTCGGTGACGGCGGCGAAATTCCCCCGGGTCACGGTCAACGAGACGCCGCAGAGAACCCCGGCGGCGCCGAGGCGGGCGATGACCTCCCGGACCCGCCGATAGACGCCCCGCCCCCGCCGCGCGTCGGTGGCGGCCTCGTGGCCCTCCAAGCTCACCACGGGGACGACGTGGGGCTGGCGCCGGAGCCGGGCGATTATCCCATCGTCAATCAAGAGGCCGTTGGTGAAAACGGGGAAGAGTGTGCGGCGGCGCTCTCCAGTCAAGTCCAGGATGCCGGGGCGCAGAAATGGCTCACCCCCGGCCAAAAAGACCACCGAAGAGCCGAGGTCCTCGGCCTCGGCCAGAATCTCGCCCAGGCGCGCCAGGGGCAGCTCACCGTCCGGCGAGCGCCCGTGGGCCCGTGCGTAGCACCCCCGGCAGCGGAGGTTGCAGCGGGCGGTGACGCTGACGATGAGGTAGGGCGGGACGTGAACGCCCATTCTTTCCCACCGTGCCCGGCGACGGACGGCCAGCTTTTGGGCCAGGAGCGTCCGCAGGGCGAAGGCGAGGCGGCGGGGGGACCCGAACGTCACCCGGAGCCCCGCGCGGAACAGGCGCGCGAGGTTGGCGTTCATCGCGGCGATGTGCTCAGAGTCCATCGGCGTATCGGGTCGCGGTTCGCCCCATTTTATGTAAGTCCCCCCCGACACGCAAGGAATAAGGGCGGATCGGCCGCCGTTTAAACCTTTCACCGA contains:
- a CDS encoding radical SAM protein encodes the protein MDSEHIAAMNANLARLFRAGLRVTFGSPRRLAFALRTLLAQKLAVRRRARWERMGVHVPPYLIVSVTARCNLRCRGCYARAHGRSPDGELPLARLGEILAEAEDLGSSVVFLAGGEPFLRPGILDLTGERRRTLFPVFTNGLLIDDGIIARLRRQPHVVPVVSLEGHEAATDARRGRGVYRRVREVIARLGAAGVLCGVSLTVTRGNFAAVTDPDFVRAFKDAGCGVFFFVEYVPVAPGTGGLVLDGGQRAELIRRAETLQERLKVLCIPFPGDEGPYGGCLSAGRGFVHVAPDGGLEPCPFAPFSDASLKKTSLKEALRSGFLRTLRENHSLLTESDGGCALWTNRAWVESLLADPPVGA
- a CDS encoding bifunctional nuclease domain-containing protein; protein product: MRLILALALALFVLPAAAQEYAEEDLRRMEVTDVLLDTETGSTSLVLKEVDGERFIVMGIGPAEATAIAAALEDFSFDRPQTHDLLVRVILTLGADLERVVITQLLEGAYYARLELVRDGEVLAVDCRPSDAAATALRFAAPVYATELVLKQAWESYEVENPGGIEGI